The proteins below are encoded in one region of Lactuca sativa cultivar Salinas chromosome 3, Lsat_Salinas_v11, whole genome shotgun sequence:
- the LOC111918451 gene encoding NDR1/HIN1-like protein 10, whose protein sequence is MADPPLFASGYRNSATIHPVSSPPNAPQNQPTNYSNLYAFKQRTIEHCSFGFLFRSIFCIGILILLIWQFWLISISLPKFHLETITLSNFHEASTAGDLHVHFILRNPNSKVTLHYDGIQAAVWYWHALLDRNSVPGFVQGPKNKTAIMTRFSCFHEFFFDGESKSDHVVINFDFRMMATYRSSAWGAKRKSFKVYCHGLQVDVSLKSHGGKMIGGWKNCMADGVFFSVNSPHFGIFNDHQ, encoded by the coding sequence ATGGCGGATCCACCTCTCTTTGCCTCCGGCTACCGAAACTCCGCCACCATACACCCTGTTTCCTCTCCTCCAAATGCTCCACAGAATCAACCCACAAACTATTCTAATCTATACGCATTCAAACAACGCACCATCGAGCACTGTTCCTTCGGCTTTCTCTTCCGTTCTATCTTCTGCATCGGCATCTTAATCCTCCTAATATGGCAGTTTTGGCTCATCTCCATCAGTCTTCCCAAATTCCATCTCGAAACGATAACCTTATCCAACTtccatgaggcttcaactgcggGTGATTTGCACGTCCATTTCATCCTTCGCAACCCAAATTCGAAAGTTACCCTTCACTACGATGGAATCCAAGCTGCTGTCTGGTATTGGCATGCACTTTTAGATAGGAATAGTGTGCCAGGTTTCGTGCAGGGACCCAAGAATAAGACTGCAATTATGACCAGATTTTCTTGTTTCCATGAGTTTTTCTTTGATGGGGAGAGTAAGAGTGATCATGTGGTGATAAATTTCGATTTTAGGATGATGGCTACGTATCGGTCTAGTGCTTGGGGGGCTAAACGAAAGTCCTTCAAGGTTTATTGCCATGGCTTACAAGTGGATGTTTCTTTAAAAAGTCATGGTGGAAAAATGATCGGTGGTTGGAAGAACTGTATGGCCGACGGCGTTTTCTTTTCCGTCAATTCACctcattttggtatatttaatgATCATCAATAG